In Alteromonas mediterranea DE, a single genomic region encodes these proteins:
- a CDS encoding class II aldolase/adducin family protein: protein MFSLPTLSLKGKVSDKEWQTRVDLAACYRLVADMRWGDLIYTHISAKVPGTDHYLVNAFGLTFDEVTASNLVKVDLAGNILDDTPYGINPAGFTIHSAIHEVRHDAQCVIHLHTLATISVASVKGGLKPWSQYSMFSLPSLSYHSYEGLAVDDSEKKRLQDDLGDTNHMLLPNHGGLTLGPSVGDAFMRFYDLQRACEIQLALMQSNEEVIEIPQTIIDGIYAQANVVHSGETGGQKAWPAMLRKAYKLDPSFCE from the coding sequence TTGTTTTCACTGCCAACCTTAAGCCTTAAAGGCAAAGTATCAGATAAAGAGTGGCAAACTCGTGTAGACCTCGCCGCCTGCTACCGCCTAGTGGCAGATATGCGTTGGGGCGACCTTATTTACACCCATATCTCAGCTAAAGTGCCAGGTACCGACCATTACTTGGTGAATGCATTTGGCCTAACCTTTGACGAAGTTACTGCGTCTAATTTAGTTAAAGTCGATTTAGCAGGCAATATTCTGGATGACACGCCTTACGGCATTAACCCAGCGGGCTTCACTATTCACAGCGCCATCCATGAAGTGCGCCACGACGCTCAATGTGTAATTCACTTACACACGTTAGCGACTATCTCAGTGGCATCTGTGAAAGGAGGGTTAAAGCCCTGGAGTCAATACTCTATGTTCTCTTTGCCTTCGCTGTCTTATCACAGTTACGAGGGGCTGGCGGTTGACGATAGCGAGAAAAAGCGCCTGCAGGATGACTTAGGCGATACGAATCACATGCTTCTGCCCAATCATGGCGGATTAACATTAGGCCCAAGTGTTGGTGATGCATTTATGCGCTTTTACGATTTACAGCGAGCCTGTGAAATTCAGCTAGCCTTGATGCAGTCTAACGAAGAGGTCATAGAAATACCGCAAACCATCATTGATGGCATTTACGCGCAGGCTAATGTGGTTCACAGCGGCGAAACCGGCGGACAAAAAGCGTGGCCTGCCATGTTGCGCAAAGCCTACAAGTTAGATCCGAGCTTTTGCGAATAA
- a CDS encoding NUDIX hydrolase: MQQNIDQQAQASPIAAACLIKANSKVLLVEHRLSGKFDFPGGGRGEGESLACTAHRETWEETGFNVEVSQYLLTTKNGLVLFGCQLDAGLESLPDKFEAPRWAQVGITGLAKIDPFVIDQNAMRFADDLIPLRDGYTQFVINQP; encoded by the coding sequence GTGCAACAGAATATAGACCAGCAAGCACAGGCTTCTCCTATCGCTGCCGCATGTCTAATTAAAGCCAACTCAAAAGTATTGCTGGTTGAACATCGGTTATCAGGGAAATTTGATTTTCCCGGTGGTGGGCGTGGTGAAGGGGAATCCCTCGCCTGTACCGCACACAGAGAAACATGGGAAGAAACGGGCTTTAACGTTGAAGTATCCCAATACCTGTTAACAACCAAAAATGGGTTAGTTTTATTTGGGTGCCAATTAGATGCCGGCCTAGAGAGCTTACCAGACAAGTTTGAAGCACCTCGTTGGGCGCAAGTAGGAATTACGGGGTTAGCAAAAATAGACCCCTTTGTTATTGACCAAAACGCCATGCGCTTTGCGGATGATCTTATTCCCTTGCGCGATGGCTATACCCAATTCGTTATAAACCAGCCCTGA
- a CDS encoding amidohydrolase family protein, with protein sequence MSAATHSWIDPHVHLFALQEGDYHWLKPNNPPFWPDKDVIAESTYEHHLRRASKGKLTGFVHIEAGFDNERPWREIDFLMRHCSLPFRSIASIDLTSMRAGSLIDTLKNYGSVCGLRHILDENAHALLTSPKVKWGLGYMAAQGLSFEAQFNLAGRGAVKALLAILETYPRLRVAINHSAVAPVELNSLAFKHWQQNIHHLSETKQVIFKFSGLEMQNRNWQWRRAQPLFNSLVNTVGVAQLMFASNYPLCQWRMPYEALWQGFLNMTAPLCEHQKAALFSLNAKQWYGLA encoded by the coding sequence GTGAGCGCTGCAACTCATTCTTGGATTGACCCACATGTTCATTTATTTGCTTTACAAGAAGGCGATTACCACTGGTTAAAGCCGAACAATCCGCCGTTTTGGCCAGATAAAGATGTCATCGCAGAAAGCACTTACGAGCATCATTTACGTCGCGCTTCAAAGGGCAAGCTTACAGGGTTTGTTCACATTGAAGCGGGGTTTGACAACGAACGCCCTTGGCGAGAAATCGATTTTCTAATGCGCCATTGCTCACTGCCTTTTCGTTCTATTGCGAGTATAGATTTAACCTCTATGCGCGCTGGCAGCCTCATTGATACGTTGAAAAACTACGGTTCGGTTTGCGGCCTTCGCCATATATTAGACGAAAACGCCCACGCGCTTTTGACCTCACCAAAGGTAAAGTGGGGATTAGGGTATATGGCTGCCCAAGGGTTAAGCTTTGAAGCTCAGTTTAACTTGGCCGGTAGGGGCGCTGTAAAAGCGCTACTTGCCATACTTGAAACCTACCCTAGGTTACGGGTAGCCATTAACCATAGCGCAGTGGCGCCTGTTGAACTCAATAGCTTGGCATTTAAGCATTGGCAGCAGAATATTCACCACTTAAGTGAAACCAAGCAGGTAATATTTAAGTTCTCTGGGCTAGAAATGCAAAACCGCAACTGGCAGTGGCGGCGTGCCCAACCTCTTTTTAATTCGCTAGTTAATACGGTAGGCGTGGCGCAGTTAATGTTTGCAAGCAACTATCCACTTTGTCAGTGGCGCATGCCCTATGAAGCACTGTGGCAAGGCTTTCTTAATATGACAGCGCCGCTTTGTGAACATCAAAAGGCGGCGCTATTTTCATTAAACGCTAAGCAATGGTACGGCCTCGCTTAG
- a CDS encoding mandelate racemase/muconate lactonizing enzyme family protein, with protein sequence MKVTKVEIFDIECPKRPQWNPVFVRVYTDEGITGVGEAGLAYDWGHSAAAHMIKEIAEAMLIGFNPFHTELLWSRMLREGFWGLGGGPVIYAAMSAIDTALWDIKGKALGLPVYELLGGKTNGKLRSYASQLQFDWDKEVTKLNDPADYARATEKALKDGYDAVKVDPIVYDKDGNTHFDRTKLFTKPELRLFKARLQAIRDTMGEDGDIIFECHSLLGASTAIQLGDIVEEIGCLYYEEPVNYLNSKLHDKVAKNVNVPIAGGERLYHRWDVRPYLEDQSIDVLQPDVGLCGGFTEAKKVCDYADIYDVRVQAHVCGGPVATAASLHLETAIPNFLIHEHHTYAIKDWNRELCIQDPQPVNGFIEAPDTPGIGIDLNDEVVYRSPHMTVTALK encoded by the coding sequence ATGAAAGTCACCAAAGTAGAAATATTTGATATTGAATGCCCTAAACGCCCACAGTGGAACCCTGTTTTCGTACGGGTTTACACCGATGAAGGTATAACTGGCGTAGGCGAAGCAGGTCTTGCTTACGATTGGGGGCACAGTGCAGCCGCCCATATGATTAAAGAGATTGCCGAGGCGATGCTCATTGGCTTTAATCCGTTCCATACCGAGCTACTGTGGTCGAGAATGCTTCGCGAAGGCTTTTGGGGGCTTGGAGGCGGCCCGGTGATTTACGCGGCGATGAGTGCTATCGACACGGCACTTTGGGATATTAAAGGTAAAGCGCTAGGGCTCCCTGTGTATGAATTACTAGGTGGTAAAACAAACGGAAAACTGCGTAGTTACGCCAGCCAGCTTCAGTTCGATTGGGATAAAGAAGTCACTAAGCTTAACGACCCTGCTGACTACGCTCGCGCGACGGAAAAAGCGCTTAAAGACGGCTATGACGCTGTTAAAGTAGACCCTATCGTTTATGACAAAGACGGCAATACCCATTTCGATAGAACCAAGCTATTTACAAAACCTGAGCTGAGACTATTTAAAGCAAGGCTTCAGGCTATAAGAGACACCATGGGCGAAGATGGCGACATTATTTTTGAATGCCACAGCTTGTTAGGCGCATCCACCGCTATTCAGCTGGGTGACATTGTTGAAGAAATTGGCTGCCTATATTACGAAGAGCCCGTGAACTACCTTAACTCGAAGCTTCACGACAAAGTGGCGAAAAACGTGAACGTGCCTATCGCTGGCGGTGAGCGCTTGTATCATCGCTGGGATGTACGCCCTTACCTTGAAGACCAGTCTATTGATGTGCTTCAGCCGGATGTTGGTTTATGCGGCGGTTTCACCGAAGCGAAAAAAGTGTGTGACTATGCGGATATTTATGATGTCCGTGTCCAGGCTCACGTGTGTGGCGGGCCGGTAGCTACGGCCGCAAGCCTTCATTTAGAAACGGCAATTCCAAACTTCTTAATTCACGAACACCACACTTACGCGATTAAAGACTGGAACCGAGAGTTATGTATTCAAGATCCTCAGCCAGTAAACGGTTTTATAGAGGCGCCTGACACACCGGGAATTGGTATCGACCTTAATGACGAGGTAGTTTATCGCTCGCCTCACATGACGGTAACCGCACTGAAATAA
- a CDS encoding SDR family NAD(P)-dependent oxidoreductase translates to MSSQDVTSSAVESTDNGTYKHATRPVCIVTGGSLGIGHAVCKLFSENGYQVINLDIRDFEHALPNTTWKPCDVSVVSNVEAAIAEVLITYKRIDALVCNAGMHVSATIEDTDEALLDKVLNLNVKGAYAAIKSCLPTMKDQRNGAIVVMGSDQSFVGKRNSFAYGLTKSALASIAKTTALDYASFNIRANAVCPGTIETPLFHNAIDNYVSRSGADKNEVVAEEAAAQPIGRLGQPEDVAELTYFLCSDKASFITGSLYAVDGGYTAQ, encoded by the coding sequence ATGTCATCACAAGATGTAACTTCAAGCGCGGTTGAGAGCACTGATAATGGAACGTATAAACACGCCACACGTCCTGTGTGTATTGTAACAGGCGGAAGCTTGGGGATAGGGCATGCGGTATGTAAGCTTTTTAGTGAAAATGGCTACCAGGTGATTAATCTTGATATCAGAGACTTTGAACACGCGCTACCTAACACAACGTGGAAGCCCTGCGACGTAAGCGTGGTTAGCAACGTGGAAGCGGCAATTGCCGAGGTCTTGATAACGTATAAGCGTATTGACGCACTAGTGTGCAATGCGGGAATGCACGTTTCTGCCACTATCGAAGATACTGACGAAGCCTTGCTTGATAAGGTACTCAATCTTAATGTGAAAGGCGCCTACGCCGCTATTAAGTCTTGTTTACCTACCATGAAAGACCAGCGAAACGGTGCCATTGTGGTAATGGGGTCCGATCAATCTTTTGTTGGAAAGCGTAATTCATTTGCCTATGGGTTAACAAAGTCAGCACTCGCGTCGATAGCTAAAACTACAGCACTGGATTATGCGAGCTTTAATATTCGAGCGAACGCGGTTTGCCCCGGCACAATTGAAACGCCCCTTTTTCACAATGCTATCGATAACTATGTATCACGCTCTGGCGCTGATAAAAACGAGGTGGTGGCAGAAGAAGCCGCTGCGCAGCCCATCGGTCGCTTAGGTCAGCCAGAAGATGTGGCCGAGCTCACCTATTTCTTGTGTAGTGATAAAGCGTCGTTTATTACAGGAAGTTTGTACGCGGTCGATGGCGGCTACACAGCGCAATAA
- a CDS encoding efflux RND transporter periplasmic adaptor subunit, with product MSSRFSLSPLLIGVVLLAGIVVYLNMPEEQSANKGGPRATPVNTAMVSSQAFPITIESLGTAIANESVNITAQVTDTVKALHFEDGDEVKKGALLVQLNNTEERARVEELKANIEEAKRQFTRIADLRQSNATSEQLLDEQQARVKALEAQLDIAQAQLNDLQIRAPFSGLLGNREISVGSLVQPGNTITSLDDISVIKVDFSVSENHLASVAKGQTITASSVAYPGESFSGKITNIDTRLDPISRSIRVRAALDNQDKRLRPGMLLTVVVEKRVLNTLVLPEKALVPVQDKQFVYVVKDDVAHQTEVEIGERRPGLVQIVSGLSAGDEVITEGTLRVRDQSPVNVLNR from the coding sequence ATGTCTTCACGATTTTCTTTATCGCCCTTGTTAATTGGTGTGGTTTTGCTTGCTGGTATAGTGGTGTACTTGAATATGCCAGAAGAGCAGAGTGCGAATAAAGGTGGTCCTAGGGCTACGCCAGTCAATACCGCGATGGTTTCCTCTCAGGCATTTCCTATTACCATCGAATCGCTAGGCACAGCAATTGCCAATGAGTCGGTCAATATCACTGCTCAAGTTACCGATACAGTAAAGGCACTTCATTTTGAAGATGGCGATGAAGTGAAAAAAGGAGCGCTGCTGGTTCAGCTTAACAATACCGAGGAGCGCGCTCGAGTCGAAGAGTTAAAAGCAAACATTGAAGAGGCTAAACGTCAGTTCACCCGTATAGCGGACTTGCGCCAGTCTAACGCCACTTCCGAACAATTACTCGATGAGCAACAGGCCCGCGTAAAAGCGCTTGAAGCACAACTAGATATCGCGCAGGCTCAGCTTAATGATTTGCAAATTCGCGCGCCGTTTAGTGGGCTGTTAGGTAACCGCGAGATCAGTGTTGGCTCACTGGTGCAGCCAGGCAATACCATCACTTCTTTAGATGATATTAGCGTAATAAAGGTCGACTTTAGTGTGTCTGAAAACCACTTGGCTAGTGTGGCAAAAGGGCAGACGATCACCGCTTCGTCGGTAGCCTACCCCGGTGAAAGCTTTTCGGGAAAGATCACGAATATCGATACACGACTTGACCCTATTAGCCGCTCTATTCGAGTTAGGGCGGCGCTAGATAACCAAGATAAGCGCTTGCGCCCTGGCATGTTGTTAACCGTAGTAGTAGAAAAGCGGGTGTTAAATACCTTGGTACTGCCAGAAAAAGCACTGGTACCCGTTCAAGACAAGCAATTCGTTTATGTAGTAAAGGACGATGTAGCGCACCAAACCGAAGTCGAAATAGGGGAGCGCCGTCCCGGCCTGGTACAAATAGTAAGTGGCTTAAGCGCAGGGGACGAAGTGATAACCGAAGGTACGCTTCGCGTTCGCGACCAGTCGCCGGTTAATGTATTAAACCGCTAG